Part of the Rhizoctonia solani chromosome 2, complete sequence genome is shown below.
TTCCTCGTATCAACACCTTGTTCCAAAAGGACCGTCATACTCTCGCGTACGACAAGGGCTGGCGCGTACGAACCGATTGGAAACAGTACCAGCTATTGAAGCACAATCCCTTCTGGTGGACATCGCAACGCCACGACGGAAAGCTCTGGCAATTGAATAACTACCGTGTCGACGTTATCGCTGCTCTCGGAGGTGTCGAAGGTATCCTTGAGCACACTCTATTCAAGGGAACGTACTTCCCAACTTGGGAGGGTTTGTTCTGGGAGAAAGCATCTGGTTTCGAAGAGTCGATGCGCTACAAGAAGCTCACGAACGCCCAGCGATCTGGTCTTAACCAAATCCCGAATCGTCGCTTCACGCTCTGGTGGTCGCCCACGATTAATCGCGCAAACGTCTACGTTGGTTTCCAAGTGCAACTCGATTTGACTGGTATTTTCATGCACGGAAAAATTCCAACTCTCAAGATCAGCTTGATCCAGATCTTCCGTGCCCACTTGTGGCAGAAGATTCACGAGTCTGTCATCATGGACTTGTGTCAGGTATTCGACCAAGAGCTTGAAGCTTTGCAAATAGAGACCGTACAGAAGGAAACGATCCATCCTCGCAAGTCCTACAAGATGAATTCGTCCTGCGCCGACATCCTCCTCTTCTCGTCGTATAAATGGAACATCTCACGCCCCTCGATTGTCACTGATTCCAAGGATGTTCTCGACGGCACAACCAGCAACAAATACTGGGTTGATGTTCAGCTTAGGTGGGGTGACTTCGATACACACGACATCGAGCGTTATGTTCGCTCCAAGTTCTTGGACTACGTGTCAGATTCAATGTCGATCTACCCTTCGCCCACTGGTGTCATGATTGGCATGGACTTGGCATACAACTTGTGGTCCGCGTACGGCAATTGGTTCCCTGGCATGAAACCTTTGATCCAACAGGCGATGAGCAAGATTATGAAGGCTAATCCGGCACTTCACGTCTTGCGCGAGCGTATCCGCAAGGGTCTACAACTCTATTCGTCCGAACCCACCGAGCCTTACCTTAACAGCCAAAACTACTCCGAACTCTTCTCCAACCAGATTATTTGGTTCGTCGACGACACAAACGTCTACCGGGTCACCATCCACAAAACGTTCGAGGGTAACTTGACCACCAAGCCTATCAACGGCGCCATCTTCATTTTCAATCCTCGCTCCGGTCAACTCTTTTTGAAGATTATTCACACTAGTGTTTGGGCCGGACAAAAACGTCTCGGCCAGCTTGcaaaatggaagactgccGAAGAAGTTGCCGCCCTTGTTCGTTCCCTGCCCGTTGAAGAACAGCCCAAACAAGTTATCGTTACTCGTAAGGGCATGTTGGATCCTCTCGAAGTGCACTTGCTCGACTTCCCGAACATCGTTATCAAGGGTAGTGAGCTTCAGTTGCCGTTCCAAGCGTGCATGAAGATGGAGAAGTTTGGTGATTTGATCTTGAGAGCGACCCAACCTCAGATGGTGCTTTTCAGTCTTTATGGTAAGTTTGCGCTGTCTCTTTGTGAAGGCCCAAACTAATGTATGTGCAATAGATGATTGGCTCAAGTCGATTTCGAGTTACACCGCGTTCTCTCGCCTCATCCTTCTGCTCCGTGGTCTTCACGTCAACAACGAGAAAGCGAAGGTTATCCTCCGCCCCGACAAGAGCACCGTTACCGAACCACACTTTGTCTGGCCGACACTTACCGACGACGAATGGATCAAGGTTGAAGTTGCCCTGCGCGATCTCATTCTAGCGGACTTTGGTAAACGCAACAGCGTGAACATTGCTTCCCTCACCGCGAGTGAAATCCGTGATATTATCCTTGGTCAAGAGATTGCAGCACCCTCAATTCAGCGTCAGCAAATGGCCGAGCTCGAGAAATCGACCGAGGCGCAAGGACAGGTCACTGCCGTACAAACTCAGACGACCAACATTCATGGAGACACTCTTCAAGTTGTCACAACCACCAATTATGAACAACAAGTATTCAGCTCCAAGTCTGACTGGCGCGTTCGTGCGATTTCGGCGACTCACCTTCCTCTGCGGTTGCAGCACATTTATGTATCGAATGACGATGTTAAAGATGATGCGGCTAGCTACACTTATGTCTTGCCCAAGAACGTGCTCCGGGCGTTTATCACGAATGCCGACTTGAGGACCCAGGTTGCTGCGTTCTTGTATGGCTCGAGCCCTGCAGATAACAAGCAGGTCAAGGAGATCAAGGTGAGTTGTCATATCGATTGACTTTAGATTTGTACTGATTAAATGCGTCTAAAGGCTGTCGTCTGGGTTCCCCAACGGGGAAATAACAACTCAGTTGAACTTCCGGCCCAACATCCCAAGCACGAATTCCTACTTAAAGACCTTGAACCTCTTGGGTGGATCAAGACCCAAGGCCTAGATATCTCTCACCTTTCTCCTACCGATGTAACCACTCAAGCAAAGATTATGGCGGACCACCCTGAATGGAGCAGCCACTCGATTTGCCTGAGCTGCTCATTTACGCCTGGTAGTATTAGTCTCAGCGCTCACCAGTTGACGGTGGCTGGGTTCGAGTGGGGAAGGAAGAATCAAGACTCGGGTGTTAATCCTCAGGTACGCGTCCAAGTTTATCGATTTGAGCGCGACGATTGACAATTCTTCTACAGGGCTTTAATCCTAATATGTCTGAGCGCGTCCAATTGTTGTTGTCCGATCGCATTCTGGGTATGACACTCACCCCCGAAGGACGAGTATGGAACTACGGTGTTGGCCTTGCGCAAATGTGGACCGCCAATCTTCCATATCACGTTGTGCTTGACACGCCTTTACCATTCTGGGCTGAGCAGCACAGACCGAATGCATTCCTTTCAGTGAGTTTTGCGCATCCAAGCTATTTATGTACGTTTACTGATGTTATCCCGATAGTTTGCAAACTTGGAAACGGGTGACGACAGTGCTGACGTGGAAAACAGCTTTGCTTAGGTGTCTGGAGGTATTATAGTTACATATGCTGTGGTTGTACATGTTGTTCGAGTAATATACGTTGTTTGTTTACGTGTCATGCTGCGGTGATTAGATAAGGGGGCCTGGACACGAGCTACTCCTGACAACGACTATGAGTGACGCTGCGTCTGGGGCACGGAGGCGAGGATACGGTCGGGGTGCGACTGAACATGGCAGTATCGCGACTGCGAGTGTTATCGACGATGACGACCACCCTCGACGCGACATGATGGGGCTCTGGAACCCTAACGGCGAGGTCCGCCCTTTGTTTTTTGCAATTATTTTCTCTAACTTTTTCATCAGAGAGAACGCGCGACTAATGCGCCGTTTGAGTCTGAGAGCACGAGTCTCGCGGTCATGGGTGCACTCACAGCACTCGCGTTCTTGCTACGATTTTACAAGATTAACCAGCCAGACCAGGTCGTGTATGTACATGCCTCTGCTGCACGTGACCCATCCGCTAACTGATCCTGCAGCTTTGACGAGGTCCACTTTGGAAAATTCGCCGCATACTATATCTTGCGTGAATACTATTTCGATGTGCACCCTCCATTTGCAAAGATGCTCCTCGCTGCCGCCGGCTGGTTCTCTGGCTTTGACGGTAAATTCGAGTTTGAGAATATCGGGGACAGCTACACCGAACATCACGTCCCCTATGTCGGCATCCGTGCTCTCCCTGCGGTTCTCGGCAGCTTGACGGTCCCCATCGTATTCCAGATAATGAAGGAAAGCGGCTATCCCACTATCGTCTCGGCGTTTACTGCCGCCCTTGTTCTTTTTGGTAGGTGACGTGTCGATCACGCTGCTACTGATGCTCATGATGCACCGCGCATACAGACAACGGACACGTCACCCAGTCTCGCCTTATTCTTCTCGATGCACAGCTATGCTTTTTCATGGCCCTGTCACTGTACTCGTACATCCGCTTCCGCAAACTCCGATACGCGTGAGTTTTCTCCGCATATTCTCCATTTTGCCCTCATCTGACCGTTTTTGCCCCTTTTCAGCGAGTATTCATCCGAGTGGTGGACTTGGTTGATCGCGACAGGCGTGTTTTTGGCATGCACTCTGGGATGCAAAATGGTTGGTCTCTTCACATTCGCCACTATCGGAACCGCCGTCTTGGTCGACTTGTGGAGTTTGTTGGATATCAGACGTGGTCATACTATGGTATGTGTACTTAATTATCTACTATGCACGTGTTTTCAAATTTTGTGCAGGAATCGTTCGGACGTCACTTTGCTGCCCGCGCATTTGGTTTGATCATCGTACCCGCCATTGTCTATCTGTCTTTCTTCTGGGTTCACTTTGCTATTCTTACCAACTCGGGCAGTGGCGACTCTTTCATGAGCCCTGCTTTCCAAGAGACTCTCAAGGGCAATGAATTGCTGATGAACAGTCAGGAGATCCGCTACTACGATACTATTACTATGCGCCACAAGGAtaccaagaccttccttcACTCACACGTTGAACGCTACCCAATGCGCTACGAAGATGGTCGTATCAGTAGTCAAGGCCAGCAAGTCACTGGTTATCCACACAACGATACCAACAACGACTGGCAGGTTATTCCTACCAAGGCCATCCCATCCACTGGCCGTGGTCGCGTTGTCCGCCACAACGATGTTGTTCAACTTTTACACATCAAGACCGACACCTACCTTATGACACACGATGTcgcctcgcccttgatgccCACAAACCAAGAGTTCACCACTATCGACGCCAACGACGAGTCGCGTTACAATGACACCTTGTTCCAGATTCAGATCAATGATGCACACGAGGGGGAGCCCTGGAAGAGCAAGTCCGGTCACTTCAAGTTGATTCATATCCCTACCAAAGTCGCCATGTGGACTCATCCAAGCCCCCTTCCCGACTGGGCCTTCAACCAGCAAGAGATCAACGGAAACAAGAACTCGGCCGAAAAGTCTTGCACTTGGTATGTTGATGATATTGTTGCAGATGAATGTAAGTCCGATTCAGTGGTTGCTTTAGTCCCCAAGACTAACTGGTTTTGTAGACGGTACCCAGAGCGAACGTATCACTAACGTTGCGCCTCGCCCTCCCAAACATATGAACTTCTTCCGCAAATTCGGCGAGCTACAACTTCTGATGTTGCAGCATAACGCTGGACTGACTGCTTCGCATCCATATGCGTCTGGCCCGATTAACTGGCCATTCCTTCTCAGTGGGATCAGTTTCTGGACTGAGAGCGACTCTAAGAAGCAGATTTATATGGTTGGAAATGTTCTTGGTTGGTGGTTCTGCGTGATGGCACTCTCAATCTTCTTGGGCGTCCTTGGCGCCGATCAACTCGCTAGGAGGCGTGGTATTGTTCCTATCCCCGATCGTAAGTGTCCACGCGCGTTATATATCATGCCGTGCTCATTCGTTCATGCAGCTGTCCGGAATCGTCTGTACAACTCAACCGGATTCTTCCTGCTCGCTTGGGCCTACCACTACTTCCCATTCTTCCTCATGAACCGCCAGCTCTTTGTCCACCACTACCTCCCAGCACATCTCGCATCCGCCCTTGTTGCCGGTTCCGTCTTCAACTTCATCCTTTCTGAAACCATTCACTATCCTATCTCTATTGCTGGCCCATCCACCCGTCTTCGCCCCCGTCAAAAGAGCGATCTCGGATTCAAGGCTGCCATCGCAGCTACTGGATTCGCTGTCGCACTTTTGATGGTGTTCCTGTTCATTGCGCCATTGACATACGGAACGAGCTCGCTCGACGGCCACCAAGTCAACAGGAGGAGAATTCTGTCCACCTGGACTTTGCACTTTGCGGGCAAATAAGCAAATGACGtggagaagaaagaaagaggaaGAGATAGAGGGAATAAAATACAATATCTTACGCGCATTACGATCCAGGAGAGTTTGTTTTGATTTTTGTAGGAGGCACGAAGCTTGTACATAACTCCCGGTGTGTTTGTGCTCAGGATTATAGTTTGTTGTACCTGATTGTAGTCTTGAGTAATATATCTATTGGCATTGTTAGAATAAATTACATTTGGGACAGAGAAATCATGATCTAGTGCAAGGTGTCAGCTGGACCGCTTCACATGCGTATTTAAAAGACTTGGGGAACTATCTCAGAGGATATGGTACTTCTCAGTACCACTTCCAAATCAAGAGGCTTACCCAACTCACATCCGAATTTGCTTCCGGATCCACACAAACACACATCCGCAGACCCCGTCAAGACCCCCGACATCCAAAATGGTAAGGCAAAGTGTCGTATCTGGTTTATGAATGCTAAATGTGCTTCGCATCATAGACCAAGCGCACGAGAAAAGTTGGCGTTACTGGAAAGTACGGAACGGCAAGTTTCGGGTTTGGCTGCATCTGGCACAAGGGTGATAATAATTAGATTTTGTGCTATAGCGTTATGGTGCTTCCCTGCGTAAGCAAGTGAAGAAGGTACGCCGAATCGTATACCTGTAGCGGAAGTAGATAGTTGACCGGTTATCTGGGCTTATAGATGGAGGTCACTCAACACGCTCGCTACACCTGCACTTTCTGCGGAAAGGTAACATTGATTTAACTAGACGCAAGGGCTAGATAGTAACATGGGAATGTTCAGGACTCGGTCAAGCGCACCGCTGTTGGTATCTGGAACTGCCGCTCGTGCAAGAAGGTGATTGCTGGCGGTGCATGGACTGTTTCGACCACTGCTGCGGCGACTGTCCGAAGGTACGTCTCTTTCCCCCTCGGTTGACCTTTACTCAACTAAAAAAAAATCCCGCTTTTAGTACCATTCGTCGTCTGCGCGAGCTTACTGAGGCATAAAAATGGTCTGATTAGGATTATATGCTTGCGTGTGTTGTATTATCATTGCTTCTTATGCTCCAATGCACTCGTCCTGCTGCTATGCACTATGAAAATTCTTTCGTCCGACGTGTGCGTCGTGTGGGGTAAGTATATGCGAGACCCCGATCCGAAAAATAGCAATCAAAACCGTTTTTGTAAACCCGAATCGTGCACTGCGCCGTAGTTGAAAGAAAGTTATGTCCAGTTGCTTAGTGATGAGATTATCCTTTGAACCAATAGTTGTCAGCTACGGTTAAGTTATCAATCTCATTCTCCCGTCACATAGTTGCAAACTTAGATTAGGATATTCTGGGAGCCTTATGTGGAAAGATATACATGATAGGGGTGTATTGGAAAGCAACTGGAAAAATAGAAATGAGAATATCATCTAGGAGTGTGCTGATAGGTGCCATGAAATGCTTCGACGCTTTTGGGTGaattgggggggggggggggttcgACACAAACTTGAAAAGCAGAGCCCCAGTTGGCAGTGTCTTGTGTATGCGCCATTGCACTACGCGCGCAGAAGCCATAGTTCAATCAATGTTGGCGGCGGGTGGCATTAATGAATATCTTTAAGATAAATTATTGAACTAAATTAGTAGATTTGCTTTTGCTCTAAATTGCCAGGCGATAAACCAGTCGACTCTCCATCTAGAACCGactccaaatttggaggGCCACAGAAATTGCTGGAGAGGAATCAATTGAAAAGGGAATTGGATAGTACGATGAATTTGTTGATGAGGTAACCCTTGTCGGGCAATGTATGTTTATATTGTCAACTTGAATCACGGGTACCCGCTCACTGGCAAATATCGGCAAGCTGGGAGCACTGGGCAGACCATACAAGGATCAAAATAAACAAACTCGAATAATCTTATAGCTCTAGTCATAGATTAGATTCTGCTACTACCGGTGACTGAGTGAAGCGGATTATCTACAACTCGCTCAATGCAAGGGGGCACGAATCGAAATTCTTTGGTGCCTTGACAACAATATAAGCGATTTGCATGTAGGGCACGTCGAGATTGACACGGACTTAGTCCAGGACAAACTCTCATAAAATCATTTGATGGCAGTGTATGATGGATCTTATTTAGCATGTTTTGACTATGTCCAGAAACTGAAAAGTCATCCATGAATAAGTTCCATGCTCACCGTTGGACCATGTACCCCACAGCCAACCCATCGCAATGCATAATCTCGGAAAACACATAGGAAGAAGCAAATATCATCATTACAACAACAACTCACATACTTAAGAAACACAGACCGAGAGAATAGATTGGGTGATCGTCGCCTCGACTGATTAAATTTCGCCTTCTTCGGGACTGTCTTCCCGTCCATCGACTTCCATACGAGTTTTCTACTAAGCAGTCAATCAACAAGCCGGATTAATCAAGACCATGTAGCTCACCTTTCTGGCTCGTTCATCTGCATAGTCCAACTCGTACCGGTCCACATCCATAGTATCTCGTCGATGTCGATCGGAACGGTGTCCTCTGTCGCGGTCATCTCGCTCGTACCTCGATGAGCCCCGGTAGTCCCTATCCCTGTGATCCCTATAGTCACGATCACGATCACGATCACGATCCCTGTCCCGGTCGCGGTCTCGGTCTCGATAGTCGCGATCACGGTAGTCTCGGTGGCGATCGCGGTCTCGGTCTCGGTCTCGGTCATGGTCATCGTAGTCTCGATGGTGCTTTCGATCCCGATCACGGTCCCGGTCCCTCTCTCGGTCACGATCATACGAGGCATGAGAGGGTTCCTTTCGTTTCCGACTGGTGGTAGAGCCACCATCCTCGGACAActccttgagtttgtcctgTTCCAACTCGATTCGTTAGTACGTGAATTGCAAGGTTGAGAGCACAATATAACGAACCTTTTGTTTGCGGACGTATTTCGCAAACGCGGCCGCGCGGGTTTCTTCGTCCTCGATCGCCTTGAATTCTTTCAGATCTTGCATGAGAGAAACAGCCTGCTCGTATGGGATGTCCAACCCAATAGGAGGGTCCATCTTTTTCAGCGCACTACGCAGGTCTTCGATCTGGTGTCTCTTTCGGCGCTCAGCTTTCCTCAGCTCTTCGGCGGCTTTTTGATTCAGCTCTTCTTTGAACTAAGGGGTTGTCAATACCATGAATCTTATGGCCCAGTATGGATGCTTACAGTCTCGTAAACATCCAGAATATCCTTCTCATTGAGACCCTCAATTTCCTTTGATCCTCGAATGGTATCAAGGAGATTCTCCCCAATCACCGAGGCACTGAATTTGATGCCCTTGGCATCCATCGCCCGGTTGACGCGCGAAACCTTTTCCTCAAGTGCCTGATCGAATTGGTCGACCACGTCCCAAAACAACTCGATCGGATTCGACCCGGGTGTCCCGAGAAGATTCAGGTAACGATCGTCTTCGGCGAACATGGGGTACACATTCTTCCACTTAGTTTTGGCACGAATATGGCCCCCTTTGACAAGTTCATCGAGAAGTTCCTGAGATGGGTGTCAACGTGTGCTATCATACACAGGCGATATCTGCTTACTCTGAATGCCTCACGAGCTTTCCGTTCTTTCCGAGCCTTCTCCATTGCCTTCTTCTGGGTTTCTTCTTGGTGCATGCGCTCCTGTGCACGAGAATAGTCTTCAAAGGCAAGCAACATGTCTAATGGACCAAGATTCCTTAG
Proteins encoded:
- a CDS encoding dolichyl-phosphate-mannose-protein mannosyltransferase, whose protein sequence is MSDAASGARRRGYGRGATEHGSIATASVIDDDDHPRRDMMGLWNPNGERERATNAPFESESTSLAVMGALTALAFLLRFYKINQPDQVVFDEVHFGKFAAYYILREYYFDVHPPFAKMLLAAAGWFSGFDGKFEFENIGDSYTEHHVPYVGIRALPAVLGSLTVPIVFQIMKESGYPTIVSAFTAALVLFDNGHVTQSRLILLDAQLCFFMALSLYSYIRFRKLRYAEYSSEWWTWLIATGVFLACTLGCKMVGLFTFATIGTAVLVDLWSLLDIRRGHTMESFGRHFAARAFGLIIVPAIVYLSFFWVHFAILTNSGSGDSFMSPAFQETLKGNELLMNSQEIRYYDTITMRHKDTKTFLHSHVERYPMRYEDGRISSQGQQVTGYPHNDTNNDWQVIPTKAIPSTGRGRVVRHNDVVQLLHIKTDTYLMTHDVASPLMPTNQEFTTIDANDESRYNDTLFQIQINDAHEGEPWKSKSGHFKLIHIPTKVAMWTHPSPLPDWAFNQQEINGNKNSAEKSCTWYVDDIVADEYGTQSERITNVAPRPPKHMNFFRKFGELQLLMLQHNAGLTASHPYASGPINWPFLLSGISFWTESDSKKQIYMVGNVLGWWFCVMALSIFLGVLGADQLARRRGIVPIPDPVRNRLYNSTGFFLLAWAYHYFPFFLMNRQLFVHHYLPAHLASALVAGSVFNFILSETIHYPISIAGPSTRLRPRQKSDLGFKAAIAATGFAVALLMVFLFIAPLTYGTSSLDGHQVNRRRILSTWTLHFAGK
- a CDS encoding ribosomal L37ae protein family → MVLLSTTSKSRGLPNSHPNLLPDPHKHTSADPVKTPDIQNDQAHEKSWRYWKVRNGKFRRYGASLRKQVKKMEVTQHARYTCTFCGKDSVKRTAVGIWNCRSCKKVIAGGAWTVSTTAAATVRSTIRRLRELTEA
- a CDS encoding transcription elongation regulator 1 yields the protein MASIPVPVPWTEYRNPEGRIYWYNTQTKLSSWEKPEELKSPFERAMAKTPWKEHTSQGRKYWYHSQTKESKWEMPQELVEIMEKVNKENPMPAGLPPRPGAPNFVPGPVTHADGLPAVPGLPVNPTLALVGPGGMRPGPGLMPQPGFMPNNPAGMGSPLPTRPNMPDDPVVPPGGFPTHDEAEKAFFHLLKKAGVDATWTWDRTMRAIITDPLYKALGSLAEKKAAWQKFVEAIKAKEKEERDARIAKARPGIRNLLTNSKDVHYYTTFPTAEKLFARVSAWNAAKIEEERKIIFDEFVEELKNAETIKQRELKTKNIARIVSLFKELDVDVLTKWRTAQQRVLECDEWQENEELRNLGPLDMLLAFEDYSRAQERMHQEETQKKAMEKARKERKAREAFRELLDELVKGGHIRAKTKWKNVYPMFAEDDRYLNLLGTPGSNPIELFWDVVDQFDQALEEKVSRVNRAMDAKGIKFSASVIGENLLDTIRGSKEIEGLNEKDILDVYETFKEELNQKAAEELRKAERRKRHQIEDLRSALKKMDPPIGLDIPYEQAVSLMQDLKEFKAIEDEETRAAAFAKYVRKQKDKLKELSEDGGSTTSRKRKEPSHASYDRDRERDRDRDRDRKHHRDYDDHDRDRDRDRDRHRDYRDRDYRDRDRDRDRDRDRDRDRDYRDHRDRDYRGSSRYERDDRDRGHRSDRHRRDTMDVDRYELDYADERARKKTRMEVDGREDSPEEGEI